AAGTCTGCAATGGCAAATGCACTCCAGAAATCACCTAATCTTGATGTGGATTCTCTGAGGATTTCACATGCAGTTGCTGATCAGGGACCTGTAATGAAGAGAATTGAACCAAGGGCTATGGGAAGGGCAAATATTATAAGAAAAAAGACATGCCATATAACTATAGTGCTTGCTTCAAAGGAAAAAAAGGAGGTATAGATTGGGACAGAAGGTTCATCCTTTTGCAAACAGGATAGGTATAATCAGGACATGGGATTCGAGATGGTTTGCC
The DNA window shown above is from Thermodesulfovibrionales bacterium and carries:
- the rplV gene encoding 50S ribosomal protein L22, producing MEVKAIARYIRVTPRKARRVLDLIRGKRAGEAVVALRFMPYRAARYVEKVLKSAMANALQKSPNLDVDSLRISHAVADQGPVMKRIEPRAMGRANIIRKKTCHITIVLASKEKKEV